From one Cupriavidus sp. P-10 genomic stretch:
- a CDS encoding UvrD-helicase domain-containing protein, which yields MTELSLEQSAIIYAPLDPVSVIACAGSGKTLTAVRRLVEIRRQLGSHRGRVALLSFSNVAVDTFRKSYMSLMQGQTLGAGGHRVEIDTLDGFFARHVLHPHAHRTMQASQAAFLVTGGESFLSGFTFQAGGLPRRHHEHAGRQTCLRRLFLLR from the coding sequence ATGACCGAGCTCTCCCTCGAACAATCGGCAATAATCTACGCACCGCTGGATCCGGTGTCCGTCATTGCTTGCGCGGGAAGCGGGAAGACGCTGACGGCTGTGCGCCGGCTCGTGGAAATCCGCCGTCAGCTTGGGAGCCACCGGGGGCGCGTGGCGTTGCTGTCGTTCTCCAATGTCGCCGTGGATACCTTCCGCAAGAGCTACATGTCCCTGATGCAAGGGCAGACGCTCGGCGCTGGCGGCCACCGGGTCGAGATTGACACATTGGATGGTTTCTTCGCCCGCCACGTCCTCCACCCTCACGCGCACCGAACCATGCAGGCGTCCCAGGCGGCCTTTCTCGTTACCGGGGGCGAATCCTTCCTGAGCGGCTTCACGTTTCAGGCCGGGGGACTACCCCGTCGCCATCACGAACATGCAGGTCGGCAGACGTGCCTCCGGCGTCTATTTCTACTACGGTAA
- a CDS encoding DEAD/DEAH box helicase, which yields MAKRFEGSIPERFHLYGSIGGNAVQQLHVEAIRGGLEVEEETDARGRVVAFDVEMPGGERARVLPSGADPGHAGVPVLVTTKVGFPSDERGWDLATSRGARWLSPLPQAPEAMDAAAAQHRRDLVLQSWRDQFFFREEEILPDGTVSPGLRGPQIGALHAVLAHWKVSEATATVVMPTGTGKTETMLALLVARRIPRLLVVVPSDALRAQVGRKFLTLGWLKAFGIVGRAASLPVVGMLTQMPQSREDADRILMQCNVLVTTMAIANGMSLRDDALAQWASHVFIDEAHHVAARTWDAFKERMAAARILQFTATPFRQDGKPVDGKVIFNYPLRRAQAEGYFRAVSFRPVMEFDPRQADAAICEAAIAVLNEDRAGGHDHLVMARAASIPRAEKLHAIYQQMAPEHRPVLVHSRQGAGARQAGLSALQTRASRIVVCVDMLGEGFDLPALKIAALHDMHKSLAITLQFTGRFTRSANGIGEATVIANIADANVEQKLQELYAEDADWNELLRKLSEGATQREVRRSDFIEGFREANPVISLQNIFPKMSAVVFKTECADWQPEAIVRNFPAGRLYAGPYINREARTLIVVARDLLPVPWGDIRDLKETFWHLYLLHWDQESGLLFINSSDNSSVHEDLATVVAGDSARLIRGEPIFRAMHGLNRFVIMSLGLRHLLNRNIQFSMHNGADVAQALATAMRENKAKSNLFGKGFEHGEPVTFGCSQKGRVWSHRVAYDLSEWVEWCHGVGAKLNDATISTIDVFRNVVIPIEVEGRPETVAIAVEWHPDLLARPQERVLIQMGQQEVSLYDVGLAITSHEPAGPLRFAVVADDIGAAAEYEVRIADRRAIFVRVSGPEASISVGRGASRPLAEWFADNPPTIYFADGAMMVGNELYPLPEAHRRMPFPLERILEWDWQGTNIRMESQREERRPESIQRKVVLGLLAEPAATRFDVVFDDDGSGEIADVVALRVTENALFVRLYHCKFSSEGEAGARVKDLYEVCGQAQRSVSWKGMVWKMVDRMRRREVERNQRGGTRLDQGTLADLHDIARRLNVLSITLEIYAVQPGVSKRDVSRSQLELLGVTENYLRETYDVPFWLIANR from the coding sequence ATGGCGAAGCGATTTGAAGGCTCTATTCCGGAGCGGTTTCACCTGTATGGCAGTATTGGAGGAAATGCGGTCCAGCAACTGCATGTCGAGGCGATACGCGGTGGTTTGGAAGTCGAGGAAGAGACCGACGCAAGGGGCCGCGTGGTGGCATTCGATGTCGAGATGCCAGGCGGCGAGCGCGCCCGCGTCCTGCCCAGCGGCGCGGACCCGGGCCACGCCGGGGTGCCCGTTCTGGTCACCACGAAGGTCGGTTTTCCCAGCGACGAGCGGGGATGGGATCTGGCAACGAGTCGAGGTGCGCGCTGGCTGTCGCCGTTGCCGCAGGCGCCCGAAGCTATGGACGCCGCGGCTGCGCAGCATCGTCGCGACCTGGTCCTGCAAAGCTGGCGGGACCAGTTCTTTTTCCGGGAGGAGGAGATCCTGCCGGACGGGACCGTGTCGCCTGGCCTGCGCGGGCCACAGATAGGCGCGCTGCACGCCGTGCTGGCGCACTGGAAGGTTTCCGAGGCTACGGCCACCGTGGTCATGCCAACAGGCACCGGCAAGACGGAAACCATGCTGGCACTCCTGGTGGCGAGGCGGATCCCGCGATTGCTCGTCGTGGTGCCCTCCGATGCGCTGCGCGCGCAGGTGGGGCGAAAATTCCTGACGTTGGGCTGGCTGAAGGCGTTTGGCATCGTCGGTCGGGCGGCGAGCCTGCCCGTCGTGGGCATGCTCACGCAGATGCCCCAGTCCCGCGAAGACGCCGATCGCATCCTGATGCAGTGCAACGTCCTTGTCACGACGATGGCGATCGCGAACGGCATGAGTCTGCGCGACGATGCGCTGGCGCAATGGGCGTCTCACGTGTTCATCGACGAGGCCCATCATGTCGCGGCCCGGACTTGGGATGCCTTCAAGGAGCGCATGGCTGCCGCGCGCATCCTGCAGTTTACGGCGACGCCATTCCGGCAGGACGGGAAACCCGTCGACGGCAAGGTCATCTTCAACTACCCCCTCCGGCGGGCCCAGGCAGAAGGCTACTTTCGTGCCGTGTCGTTCAGGCCCGTCATGGAGTTCGATCCGCGGCAGGCCGACGCGGCGATCTGCGAAGCTGCCATCGCCGTTCTCAACGAGGACCGGGCAGGCGGCCATGACCATCTGGTGATGGCCCGCGCCGCCTCGATCCCGCGAGCAGAGAAGCTCCATGCCATCTACCAGCAGATGGCGCCCGAGCACCGGCCCGTCCTGGTGCACAGCCGACAGGGTGCCGGGGCCCGCCAGGCGGGTCTATCGGCCTTGCAGACGCGTGCCTCGAGAATTGTCGTGTGTGTCGATATGTTGGGGGAGGGCTTCGACTTGCCGGCCCTCAAGATCGCGGCCTTGCACGACATGCACAAGAGCCTGGCGATCACCCTGCAGTTCACCGGCCGCTTTACCCGCTCGGCGAACGGCATTGGCGAGGCCACGGTTATTGCCAATATTGCCGACGCCAATGTCGAGCAGAAGCTGCAGGAGCTCTATGCGGAGGATGCGGACTGGAACGAACTGTTGCGCAAGCTGAGCGAAGGGGCGACGCAGCGCGAAGTGCGCAGATCGGATTTCATCGAGGGATTCAGGGAGGCCAATCCAGTAATCTCGCTGCAGAACATCTTCCCCAAGATGAGCGCCGTCGTCTTCAAGACAGAGTGTGCAGACTGGCAGCCGGAAGCCATCGTGAGGAACTTCCCCGCGGGGCGGCTATATGCCGGTCCCTATATCAACCGGGAAGCGCGCACGCTGATCGTCGTTGCGCGCGACCTCCTGCCGGTTCCCTGGGGCGACATTCGCGACCTCAAGGAAACGTTCTGGCATCTGTACCTGTTGCACTGGGACCAGGAAAGCGGCCTGCTGTTCATCAACAGTTCCGACAACAGCTCCGTTCACGAAGACCTGGCGACGGTGGTGGCCGGGGATTCGGCCCGGCTGATCCGGGGCGAGCCGATCTTCCGGGCGATGCACGGACTGAACCGCTTCGTGATCATGAGCCTGGGACTGCGGCATCTGCTCAACCGCAACATCCAATTCTCCATGCACAACGGTGCGGACGTGGCCCAGGCCCTCGCCACGGCGATGCGGGAAAACAAGGCGAAGTCGAACCTGTTCGGCAAGGGGTTCGAGCACGGTGAGCCCGTCACGTTCGGCTGTTCCCAGAAGGGCCGCGTCTGGTCGCATCGGGTCGCCTACGACCTGTCCGAATGGGTCGAGTGGTGCCATGGCGTCGGCGCCAAACTCAATGATGCGACCATTTCCACCATCGACGTGTTCCGCAACGTGGTGATCCCGATCGAGGTCGAGGGCCGGCCGGAGACGGTCGCCATCGCCGTGGAGTGGCATCCGGACCTGCTCGCGCGACCGCAGGAACGGGTGCTGATCCAGATGGGGCAGCAGGAAGTGTCTCTCTACGACGTCGGCCTGGCAATCACCTCTCACGAACCGGCCGGGCCGCTGCGGTTTGCCGTAGTTGCCGATGACATCGGTGCGGCGGCGGAGTACGAGGTGAGGATCGCCGACCGGCGCGCGATCTTCGTCAGGGTGTCGGGCCCGGAGGCGAGCATTTCGGTCGGGCGCGGGGCGTCCCGGCCGCTTGCCGAGTGGTTCGCGGACAATCCGCCGACCATCTATTTTGCCGATGGCGCCATGATGGTTGGCAATGAGCTTTACCCGCTTCCCGAAGCGCACCGGCGCATGCCGTTCCCGCTGGAGCGCATCCTCGAATGGGATTGGCAGGGGACTAACATCCGCATGGAATCGCAACGCGAGGAACGCCGGCCGGAGTCGATTCAGCGCAAGGTCGTCCTGGGCCTGCTCGCGGAGCCCGCGGCCACACGATTCGACGTCGTGTTCGACGATGACGGATCGGGCGAGATTGCCGATGTGGTCGCGCTGCGCGTGACGGAGAACGCGCTGTTCGTGCGCCTCTATCACTGCAAGTTCTCAAGCGAGGGTGAGGCGGGCGCGCGCGTGAAGGACCTCTACGAGGTGTGCGGCCAGGCGCAGCGTAGCGTGAGCTGGAAGGGAATGGTCTGGAAGATGGTGGACAGGATGCGTCGGCGCGAAGTCGAGCGGAACCAGCGGGGCGGGACCCGGCTGGATCAAGGCACGCTGGCGGACCTGCATGACATCGCGCGCCGGCTCAACGTCCTGTCAATCACCTTGGAAATCTATGCCGTACAACCCGGGGTGTCGAAGCGGGACGTGAGTCGATCGCAGTTAGAACTGCTGGGCGTGACGGAAAATTATCTCCGGGAGACCTATGACGTGCCGTTCTGGCTCATCGCGAATCGCTAG
- a CDS encoding type II toxin-antitoxin system HipA family toxin: MSSELEVFVSDYPVGLLSEDIETGLIDFRYLPDVPDQMTVSLLMPPSAPAEEYLGFNGVPPPFQVSLPEGIVLEAIRTRFAKHIDVDNDMSLLRLVGRHTIGRTTFDGPLDPDATLQQNILDAARAEGAAQRLIEILKTSPEMFGVSGVMPKMSTFPTEKTRPGTVAAHGSIVKFDSPHYVGASLVEYACLKACSAAGLDVPAIELSPDRTSLTMSRFDIAPDGSRRGFEDACALSGLFRSGKYNGSIEHLFEMIRFFVHPDDQATDLVAMLKLVMMNDALRNGDAHLKNFGLVYDDVMRPRLSPVYDVLTTQVWFPQEVPALAMQKTDPRGTEKWLDQLELERLASLSHCHNVDVVQMQAQCREIALQSMATTLDECPKCPPRKALEHALKIIEGALPVP, from the coding sequence ATGAGTAGCGAACTCGAGGTTTTCGTTTCGGACTATCCTGTCGGCTTGCTCAGTGAAGACATCGAGACAGGCCTGATTGATTTCCGTTACCTTCCGGATGTCCCGGATCAAATGACAGTCTCGTTACTGATGCCGCCGAGCGCGCCAGCAGAAGAGTATCTTGGTTTCAACGGGGTGCCCCCACCCTTTCAGGTATCCCTGCCCGAAGGCATCGTGCTGGAAGCCATTAGAACCCGCTTCGCCAAGCATATCGACGTTGATAACGATATGTCGCTGCTCCGTCTTGTCGGTCGTCACACTATCGGCCGCACTACCTTCGACGGCCCGCTGGACCCAGACGCCACACTTCAACAAAACATTCTGGATGCCGCCAGAGCTGAGGGTGCGGCACAGCGGCTGATCGAAATTCTGAAGACATCTCCGGAGATGTTTGGCGTGTCTGGCGTCATGCCCAAGATGTCGACATTCCCGACGGAAAAGACTCGCCCCGGGACTGTCGCCGCGCACGGCTCCATAGTTAAATTCGACTCGCCCCATTATGTTGGCGCGAGTTTGGTTGAGTATGCATGCTTGAAAGCATGCTCGGCAGCGGGACTAGACGTTCCTGCGATTGAATTAAGCCCGGATCGCACGTCACTGACGATGAGCCGATTTGATATCGCCCCTGACGGATCACGTCGCGGATTCGAAGATGCATGTGCGCTGTCGGGCTTGTTTCGTAGTGGGAAATATAACGGATCGATTGAACACCTGTTTGAGATGATCCGCTTCTTCGTACATCCAGACGACCAGGCGACAGATCTCGTGGCCATGCTGAAACTGGTCATGATGAACGACGCACTACGCAACGGCGATGCACATCTGAAAAACTTTGGTTTGGTCTATGACGATGTCATGCGCCCGCGGCTCTCCCCCGTGTACGACGTACTCACCACCCAGGTATGGTTTCCGCAAGAGGTGCCCGCGCTGGCGATGCAAAAGACCGACCCGAGGGGTACGGAAAAATGGCTGGATCAGCTTGAGCTGGAGCGCCTCGCCTCTCTCAGTCATTGCCACAATGTTGACGTCGTTCAAATGCAAGCACAGTGTCGCGAGATCGCATTGCAGAGCATGGCGACGACCTTGGATGAGTGCCCAAAATGCCCGCCGCGCAAAGCGCTTGAGCACGCCTTGAAGATCATCGAGGGGGCACTGCCTGTGCCCTAG
- the tnpA gene encoding IS66-like element accessory protein TnpA has translation MAKRGGRVRGSRNHPIELKQRLAEAACVPGVSVSKLALEHGLNVNMVFRWRRMLRAGQLGIPHVGDTPVLFPVVVRGPGVEASLTGKPCERPEALPAGVIRLHLAKGQVSIEGRVDPETLRMIVQWLS, from the coding sequence GTGGCTAAGCGTGGTGGCCGCGTACGCGGCAGCCGCAATCATCCGATCGAACTGAAGCAAAGGCTTGCAGAAGCTGCGTGCGTGCCAGGCGTCTCGGTTTCAAAGCTGGCGCTGGAACACGGTCTAAACGTGAACATGGTCTTTCGGTGGCGTCGCATGCTTCGAGCAGGCCAACTAGGGATCCCCCATGTTGGTGACACCCCAGTGCTGTTCCCCGTTGTAGTCAGAGGCCCCGGAGTCGAAGCGTCGCTCACGGGCAAGCCATGCGAGCGGCCGGAAGCGTTGCCAGCAGGAGTCATCCGATTGCACCTGGCCAAGGGCCAGGTGAGCATTGAAGGCCGAGTCGATCCAGAAACCCTGCGTATGATCGTGCAATGGCTGAGCTGA
- a CDS encoding UvrD-helicase domain-containing protein gives MELDAGYAGAIVHRLGRTGAYSHNLGRYWCHRTLSEQPIILRALARRYPHVLIDEAQDIGTLHQAILEQLIGAGVRVSLIGDPNQGIYEFAGANGKFLSQYGTRAGIASLGLTRNYRSVPPIVSLANTLSTRGDAADLSVPATLHGAFFVPFKTAERDKLIDAFQATVRAAGLQVQNSAVLCRGRELADKLAGNDSPAGQGTVKGFVQAAIARDTKQDYLAAFKGVATCITGLLSDPPKGLVASITQPARYHDAQPLRRLIWRFTRNPDSGLPSATLRADAEWHPLLLARVKDLLVTLQREHGLTPANNIGMKLAKKSLPNAPLVAADDLAAPNVRRIRIDTVHQAKGESLDAVLYLATKEHVSALLDGVASEVGRIGYVAVTRARTLLWLAVPANTLSELRPKLIARGFLEASMPAAQPVSSPTAEVVPTA, from the coding sequence GTGGAACTGGACGCCGGCTATGCCGGCGCCATCGTCCATCGTCTGGGAAGAACCGGGGCCTATTCGCACAACCTCGGGCGCTACTGGTGCCATCGCACGCTGAGCGAGCAGCCCATCATTCTGCGGGCGCTGGCACGCCGGTATCCCCATGTTCTCATCGACGAAGCGCAGGACATTGGTACGCTCCATCAGGCCATCCTCGAACAGCTCATCGGCGCGGGCGTACGTGTCTCGCTCATCGGCGACCCCAATCAGGGCATTTACGAATTCGCCGGCGCCAATGGCAAATTCCTCTCGCAATACGGCACACGTGCCGGCATCGCGAGTCTGGGATTGACCCGGAACTATCGGTCCGTACCGCCGATCGTCAGCCTAGCCAATACACTGTCAACGCGTGGCGATGCGGCAGATCTATCCGTCCCTGCCACCCTGCATGGCGCGTTCTTTGTGCCGTTCAAGACGGCTGAGCGCGACAAACTGATCGACGCCTTCCAGGCCACGGTCCGCGCAGCGGGACTGCAGGTCCAGAACTCAGCCGTGCTTTGCCGCGGCCGCGAGCTTGCCGACAAGCTCGCGGGCAACGACTCCCCGGCCGGCCAGGGAACCGTCAAGGGCTTTGTGCAAGCGGCGATCGCACGCGACACCAAACAGGACTATCTGGCCGCCTTCAAGGGTGTCGCCACCTGCATAACGGGCCTTCTTAGCGATCCGCCCAAAGGATTGGTGGCCTCGATCACCCAGCCGGCCCGCTACCATGACGCGCAACCCTTGCGACGCCTGATCTGGCGCTTCACCCGGAACCCGGACAGCGGATTGCCATCTGCCACGCTCCGCGCAGATGCGGAATGGCACCCGTTACTGCTGGCCAGAGTCAAGGATTTGCTCGTTACCTTGCAGCGCGAACACGGCCTGACACCGGCCAACAACATCGGTATGAAGCTGGCCAAGAAGAGCCTTCCCAATGCACCGCTGGTGGCCGCGGACGATCTGGCTGCACCGAATGTCCGGCGCATCCGGATTGATACGGTCCATCAGGCGAAGGGGGAAAGCCTAGACGCTGTTCTCTACCTTGCCACCAAGGAGCATGTTTCCGCCTTGCTCGACGGAGTTGCGTCAGAGGTAGGACGTATCGGCTATGTGGCCGTGACCCGCGCCAGAACGCTGCTCTGGCTGGCCGTTCCAGCCAATACCCTGTCGGAGTTGCGCCCGAAGCTGATCGCGCGCGGCTTCCTGGAGGCGAGCATGCCGGCAGCGCAACCCGTGTCCAGCCCCACAGCCGAAGTCGTGCCAACGGCGTGA
- the tnpB gene encoding IS66 family insertion sequence element accessory protein TnpB (TnpB, as the term is used for proteins encoded by IS66 family insertion elements, is considered an accessory protein, since TnpC, encoded by a neighboring gene, is a DDE family transposase.) translates to MAELMMEPPANTRIWVAAGFTDMRCGFDGLAAKVQMVLQKDPFSGHVFIFRGKRGDLLKCLYWRDGGLCLFAKRLERGRFAWPRAEGGVVALTNAQLGLLLEGFDWRQPINAARPCSAL, encoded by the coding sequence ATGGCTGAGCTGATGATGGAGCCGCCGGCGAACACCCGGATCTGGGTTGCTGCAGGATTTACTGACATGCGATGTGGTTTCGATGGCCTAGCTGCCAAAGTGCAGATGGTCCTGCAGAAAGACCCATTCTCTGGCCACGTTTTTATCTTCAGGGGCAAACGTGGTGATCTGCTCAAGTGTCTGTACTGGCGGGACGGTGGCTTGTGCCTGTTCGCCAAACGTTTGGAACGGGGTAGGTTCGCCTGGCCGCGTGCCGAAGGTGGCGTGGTGGCCCTGACGAATGCGCAACTTGGCCTTCTGTTGGAGGGGTTCGACTGGCGCCAACCCATCAATGCGGCCCGTCCGTGCAGTGCTTTGTAA
- a CDS encoding helix-turn-helix transcriptional regulator gives MRRKIGEALRSARERQGSKQSDIAQKVGVSRATVIAIESGQSVSTLNLLLMAAAVGVNLNPQPDPAIVTPPRRPMLREMMRAERERQAMLQAKLPSRQRVGSASFIAPVSYPESNVRRRPTLREMMRAERERQAMLQTNLLHKVSQ, from the coding sequence ATGCGCCGCAAAATCGGGGAAGCCTTGCGCTCCGCGCGCGAGCGACAAGGTAGTAAGCAATCCGACATCGCCCAGAAAGTGGGCGTGTCTCGGGCAACCGTCATTGCAATCGAGAGCGGCCAAAGCGTCTCGACGTTGAATCTACTCCTGATGGCGGCTGCGGTCGGCGTGAACCTTAACCCTCAACCAGACCCGGCGATCGTCACGCCACCACGTCGCCCCATGCTCAGGGAAATGATGCGAGCGGAGCGGGAGCGCCAGGCAATGCTCCAGGCGAAATTACCCAGCCGGCAGCGCGTGGGATCGGCGTCCTTTATCGCCCCAGTTTCCTACCCGGAAAGCAACGTAAGGCGTCGCCCCACGCTCAGGGAAATGATGCGAGCGGAGCGGGAGCGCCAGGCAATGCTCCAGACGAATCTCTTGCACAAAGTATCTCAATGA
- a CDS encoding ATP-dependent nuclease, which yields MYLAQLTISNFRKLNSATLKFQPGLNVLVGANNVGKTAIVDALRALLAGHDEPYPRLDIDDVHRPPGGTPAGDITFEYVFRALDEDDEADFLPALKLDAAGKAEAHITIRYAEADKTGRLRAKRWCGDHDDTGLTADMMENLRGVYLPPLRDASQSLKPSRTSQLARLFQLLSDDAGRDGINDVLKKLDEELKRHPPITATQKAIKGRHDSMLGPQLSQLLELGLSGSDFQRLASRLSLMVNTFDIEQNGLGFNNLIFMAVVLSELAKNPEASYRGLIVEEPEAHLHPQLQAVLLSYLETVKATDGEKPVQLFVTSHSPNFASIADIETLTCLVDTGSRVETFFPRDITFEEGKREKLERYLDVTRAEIFFARRVIFVEGAAELMLVSVLAERAGYKLREHGVSLISVEGLNFDSFLPLFGEKALKIPVAVITDADPEATPADGSEPVALYPAAHDTVKVSDNTAKMKAREDALVKVFHGVKTLEYDLALHADNRTAMLKALKELHPRIGEAVGTAVNAATGDVEKARLLFCGMFERQQNNVQKGRFGQTLAQVLADGASCVVPEYIRQAVAHACQTPAAHP from the coding sequence ATGTATTTGGCGCAGCTAACGATTTCAAATTTCCGGAAACTGAACAGCGCGACACTGAAGTTCCAACCCGGCCTCAACGTCCTGGTCGGCGCCAACAATGTTGGCAAGACGGCGATTGTCGACGCCCTGCGCGCCCTGCTTGCCGGCCATGACGAGCCCTACCCCCGCCTCGACATCGACGATGTGCATCGTCCGCCTGGCGGAACGCCCGCAGGCGACATCACCTTCGAGTACGTCTTTCGCGCTCTCGACGAGGATGACGAAGCCGATTTCCTTCCAGCCCTCAAGCTGGATGCCGCCGGAAAGGCCGAGGCACACATCACGATTCGCTATGCAGAGGCCGACAAGACTGGCCGACTGCGTGCCAAGCGATGGTGTGGCGACCATGACGACACCGGCCTGACCGCGGACATGATGGAGAACCTGCGCGGAGTGTATCTGCCCCCGTTGCGGGACGCTTCGCAAAGCCTGAAGCCCAGCCGCACCAGCCAACTGGCGCGCCTGTTCCAGCTTCTATCCGATGATGCCGGACGGGATGGCATCAACGACGTCCTGAAGAAGCTCGACGAGGAGCTAAAAAGGCATCCACCGATTACCGCCACCCAGAAGGCCATCAAGGGCCGACATGACAGCATGCTTGGCCCGCAACTATCCCAGCTTCTTGAACTTGGGCTCAGCGGCAGCGATTTCCAGCGACTGGCCTCCCGTCTCTCCCTGATGGTCAACACCTTCGACATCGAGCAAAACGGCCTCGGCTTCAACAACCTAATCTTCATGGCGGTGGTCCTCAGCGAACTGGCCAAGAACCCCGAGGCCAGCTATCGCGGTCTGATCGTCGAGGAACCGGAAGCGCATCTGCACCCACAGCTTCAGGCGGTCCTGCTCAGCTACCTGGAGACGGTCAAGGCGACCGACGGAGAGAAGCCGGTCCAGCTCTTCGTCACCAGTCACTCCCCCAATTTCGCGAGCATCGCCGACATCGAGACGCTGACTTGTTTGGTGGACACCGGCAGCCGGGTCGAAACCTTTTTCCCCCGCGACATCACCTTCGAAGAGGGCAAGCGGGAAAAGCTGGAACGCTATCTCGATGTGACGCGTGCGGAAATTTTCTTTGCCCGCCGCGTCATCTTTGTGGAAGGGGCTGCGGAGTTGATGCTAGTCAGCGTCCTGGCGGAAAGAGCCGGATACAAACTGCGAGAGCACGGCGTCAGTCTTATAAGTGTCGAAGGCCTGAATTTCGACTCGTTCCTGCCATTGTTCGGCGAGAAGGCGCTGAAGATCCCGGTTGCCGTCATCACCGACGCCGATCCCGAGGCTACCCCCGCCGATGGCAGCGAACCGGTCGCGCTTTACCCCGCTGCCCACGATACGGTCAAAGTGTCCGACAACACTGCGAAGATGAAGGCACGTGAGGACGCGCTGGTGAAGGTCTTTCACGGCGTCAAGACGCTGGAATACGACCTGGCGCTGCACGCCGACAACCGGACCGCCATGCTGAAGGCACTCAAGGAGCTGCATCCGAGAATCGGCGAGGCGGTGGGAACCGCCGTCAACGCCGCGACGGGCGATGTCGAGAAGGCCCGCCTGCTGTTTTGCGGCATGTTCGAACGCCAGCAGAACAACGTCCAGAAGGGACGGTTTGGACAAACACTGGCGCAGGTGCTGGCCGATGGCGCATCGTGCGTCGTGCCAGAGTACATCCGTCAGGCCGTCGCGCACGCTTGTCAGACGCCCGCGGCACACCCATGA
- a CDS encoding site-specific integrase, translating to MGYFLEHLRKCGQTWRSMTLVDIDTFLVDCSHRYARTTTADIAGSIRSFARFLIATARSRRNLADSVIAPVQPKYERPRRALPWEDVQRLLHAVSRSNPCGLRDYAILLMMSTYGFGAGEVIGLRLDDINWSAATFRVIRPKTGTAFTLPLLPAVARALALYLRDGRPPHATTRYLFLQCKLPFAPLSCASAVRHIVVKHATVAGLTATYLGSHVLRHSNASRQIDLGADPRVVSDILGHRDPDSISAYVRIATESLRDVSLPVPS from the coding sequence ATGGGCTATTTTCTGGAGCATCTTCGCAAGTGCGGTCAGACGTGGCGCTCCATGACTCTGGTTGATATCGATACGTTTCTCGTTGACTGCAGTCATCGATACGCCCGTACCACGACGGCCGACATCGCTGGCAGCATCCGGTCTTTCGCGCGCTTTCTGATTGCCACCGCTCGCAGCCGGCGCAATCTCGCCGATTCAGTAATAGCGCCCGTACAGCCAAAGTATGAGCGTCCACGTCGGGCGCTGCCGTGGGAGGATGTGCAGCGGTTGCTCCATGCCGTTAGCCGGTCAAATCCGTGTGGTCTGCGCGACTACGCGATACTGCTAATGATGAGCACCTATGGCTTCGGCGCCGGCGAAGTGATCGGGCTGCGACTTGACGATATCAACTGGAGCGCCGCCACGTTTCGGGTGATTCGACCGAAGACCGGAACGGCCTTCACGTTACCGCTGCTGCCGGCCGTCGCGAGGGCACTGGCTCTCTATCTTCGCGACGGAAGACCACCACACGCAACGACCCGCTATCTATTTCTTCAGTGCAAGTTGCCATTCGCCCCTCTGAGTTGCGCGTCCGCTGTCAGGCACATCGTGGTCAAGCATGCCACCGTGGCCGGCTTGACAGCTACTTACCTCGGCAGCCACGTGCTGCGTCACTCCAACGCATCACGTCAAATTGACCTTGGTGCGGACCCGCGGGTAGTCTCCGATATTCTTGGCCATCGCGACCCGGATTCCATTTCTGCATACGTACGCATTGCAACGGAGTCGTTGCGGGACGTTTCACTGCCGGTGCCATCATGA